A single Apostichopus japonicus isolate 1M-3 chromosome 11, ASM3797524v1, whole genome shotgun sequence DNA region contains:
- the LOC139975508 gene encoding uncharacterized protein isoform X1, translated as MIEVKMEFIRVAEDQNDQEPIELPVEDDGTILLSTVTGQFPGACGLKYRTDRGSWRGVRLADERLHFTGAAWIDTVYCVVYPKGTTGSENKRKGEESSGNPAGKTRRLDVKKNQDLVVLGLPWKTTEEELKTYFEQYGEVVFSELRSKCTVLEGRLGKLECASTRKGLPEPDASMHNNQRLNRLRLETSLDAFSHCTQQLHQQVEILKSHKRQLGHLPTSEVTSLELSLSLLERCLHHLRSGEEQASRPMSPQGSSSHRPPQGPSHQTSSDVRQAFNVGAGIICQSSSSHCRTSDLLQPSSVLNGERSSLQAMEMNARNLNHNMCTGSRPGSTESRENMFHLSPMSNIHDYDEDQSWLEYDSSYDGNATMAAKIKSLVANPKWGRLHYRNGATELTRSLAHILYTKEELILSTVTGRNGFEALDNVKLMAIREAVEKKYGHSGSDFEQLWKQCVTSLGQHCKYLRQKSGLSHSPQLVVSHGRYRQESPEQKPIITEEKDLQHIIVADLE; from the exons ATGATCGAAGTCAAAATGGAGTTTATACGAGTAGCAGAAGACCAGAACGACCAGGAACCGATTGAGTTACCTGTTGAAGATGACGGAACAATCCTTTTGTCCACAGTAACAGGGCAATTCCCAGGTGCCTGTGGCCTAAAATACAGAACAGATAGGGGATCTTGGAGGGGTGTAAGATTAGCAGACGAACGACTGCACTTTACCGGTGCTGCTTGGATTGATACCGTTTACTGTGTGGTGTATCCAAAGG GGACCACTGGTTCAGAGAACaagagaaaaggagaagaaagctCTGGAAATCCCGCAGGCAAGACAAGAAGACTTGATGTGAAGAAAAATCAGGATCTTGTTGTTCTTGGACTTCCCTGGAAAACAACAGAGGAGGAATTAAAGACCTATTTTGAACAGTATGGAGAGGTTGTTTTCTCTGAG CTGAGAAGTAAATGCACTGTGCTAGAAGGGAGACTCGGCAAATTGGAATGTGCATCTACGAGGAAAGGTTTGCCAGAGCCAGACGCTAGCATGCACAACAACCAGAGGCTGAATAGACTACGACTCGAAACGTCCCTAGATGCCTTCTCCCACTGCACTCAGCAATTGCATCAGCAGGTAGAAATCCTGAAATCACACAAACGGCAACTTGGCCACCTACCCACCTCCGAAGTCACATCGTTGGAACTTTCTCTCTCCCTCTTGGAGCGATGCCTTCACCATCTCAGATCGGGTGAGGAGCAGGCGTCTAGACCAATGTCTCCTCAGGGGTCGTCTTCTCACCGCCCACCTCAAGGTCCGTCCCACCAAACCTCGTCAGACGTGAGGCAGGCTTTCAACGTAGGAGCGGGGATAATCTGCCAAAGCTCTAGCAGTCATTGTAGAACCAGCGATCTCCTCCAACCGTCCAGTGTTCTAAACGGGGAGAGAAGTAGTCTGCAGGCCATGGAGATGAATGCTAGAAACCTAAACCATAACATGTGCACAGGGTCGCGACCGGGGTCAACGGAAAGCCGTGAGAACATGTTCCACCTGTCGCCGATGAGCAACATTCACGATTACGACGAGGACCAGAGCTGGTTGGAGTATGATAGCAGTTACGATGGAAATGCCACAA TGGCCGCAAAAATAAAGTCGTTAGTAGCGAACCCGAAATGGGGCCGCCTGCATTACCGTAACGGTGCCACAGAGCTCACCCGATCGCTGGCTCACATTCTCTACACCAAGGAAGAGTTAATTCTCTCGACGGTGACAGGGAGGAATGGATTTGAGGCTCTGGATAATGTCAAGCTTATGGCAATCAGAG AGGCTGTTGAGAAGAAATATGGGCATTCCGGTAGTGACTTTGAACAACTGTGGAAGCAGTGCGTGACCTCCCTAGGTCAACATTGCAAGTATCTAAGACAAAAGAGTGGCCTGTCTCATTCACCGCAGCTGGTGGTGAGCCACGGCAGATACAGACAGGAGAGTCCCGAACAGAAACCCATCATCACGGAAGAGAAAGATCTTCAGCATATCATAGTTGCTGACCTAGAGTGA
- the LOC139975508 gene encoding uncharacterized protein isoform X3, which produces MLRSKCTVLEGRLGKLECASTRKGLPEPDASMHNNQRLNRLRLETSLDAFSHCTQQLHQQVEILKSHKRQLGHLPTSEVTSLELSLSLLERCLHHLRSGEEQASRPMSPQGSSSHRPPQGPSHQTSSDVRQAFNVGAGIICQSSSSHCRTSDLLQPSSVLNGERSSLQAMEMNARNLNHNMCTGSRPGSTESRENMFHLSPMSNIHDYDEDQSWLEYDSSYDGNATMAAKIKSLVANPKWGRLHYRNGATELTRSLAHILYTKEELILSTVTGRNGFEALDNVKLMAIREAVEKKYGHSGSDFEQLWKQCVTSLGQHCKYLRQKSGLSHSPQLVVSHGRYRQESPEQKPIITEEKDLQHIIVADLE; this is translated from the exons ATG CTGAGAAGTAAATGCACTGTGCTAGAAGGGAGACTCGGCAAATTGGAATGTGCATCTACGAGGAAAGGTTTGCCAGAGCCAGACGCTAGCATGCACAACAACCAGAGGCTGAATAGACTACGACTCGAAACGTCCCTAGATGCCTTCTCCCACTGCACTCAGCAATTGCATCAGCAGGTAGAAATCCTGAAATCACACAAACGGCAACTTGGCCACCTACCCACCTCCGAAGTCACATCGTTGGAACTTTCTCTCTCCCTCTTGGAGCGATGCCTTCACCATCTCAGATCGGGTGAGGAGCAGGCGTCTAGACCAATGTCTCCTCAGGGGTCGTCTTCTCACCGCCCACCTCAAGGTCCGTCCCACCAAACCTCGTCAGACGTGAGGCAGGCTTTCAACGTAGGAGCGGGGATAATCTGCCAAAGCTCTAGCAGTCATTGTAGAACCAGCGATCTCCTCCAACCGTCCAGTGTTCTAAACGGGGAGAGAAGTAGTCTGCAGGCCATGGAGATGAATGCTAGAAACCTAAACCATAACATGTGCACAGGGTCGCGACCGGGGTCAACGGAAAGCCGTGAGAACATGTTCCACCTGTCGCCGATGAGCAACATTCACGATTACGACGAGGACCAGAGCTGGTTGGAGTATGATAGCAGTTACGATGGAAATGCCACAA TGGCCGCAAAAATAAAGTCGTTAGTAGCGAACCCGAAATGGGGCCGCCTGCATTACCGTAACGGTGCCACAGAGCTCACCCGATCGCTGGCTCACATTCTCTACACCAAGGAAGAGTTAATTCTCTCGACGGTGACAGGGAGGAATGGATTTGAGGCTCTGGATAATGTCAAGCTTATGGCAATCAGAG AGGCTGTTGAGAAGAAATATGGGCATTCCGGTAGTGACTTTGAACAACTGTGGAAGCAGTGCGTGACCTCCCTAGGTCAACATTGCAAGTATCTAAGACAAAAGAGTGGCCTGTCTCATTCACCGCAGCTGGTGGTGAGCCACGGCAGATACAGACAGGAGAGTCCCGAACAGAAACCCATCATCACGGAAGAGAAAGATCTTCAGCATATCATAGTTGCTGACCTAGAGTGA